A genome region from Gemmatimonadaceae bacterium includes the following:
- a CDS encoding Gfo/Idh/MocA family oxidoreductase, translating into MNVSTIAVLGLGEAGFQMHMPALAQMAGIKTVGACDLDAERRANAAKTWGVPIFDNLDKMLAEARPDVLIVATPPDSHVQICLQAIAAGCHLICEKPFTSTLDEADAVIAAADAAGRRIALNHEFREMPIFRAVLDEIGGLKGDQIVFAQLWQHMDMAPWMEKGWRGRMQRRTLHEGGVHLVDYVLALFGEKPHAVSATMSACGAQAAGADVGADAVAIVSFEFSRGRLAQILQHRLCKGETQYFELRADTRTASYRASFGGRARVSAGLYRSTVPHMRIDYGVSGLAWREVGNKRTMLARNPKEPRVVSTRHVLERSLAAFASGGQPPASALDGRDALEVINACYEAAEAGHRVTLAAYPGAEKTTVPASPS; encoded by the coding sequence ATGAACGTTTCAACAATAGCAGTTCTCGGCCTCGGTGAAGCCGGATTTCAGATGCACATGCCAGCGCTTGCACAGATGGCCGGGATCAAAACCGTCGGAGCTTGCGATCTCGACGCGGAGCGACGCGCAAACGCTGCAAAAACCTGGGGCGTTCCCATATTTGACAACCTCGACAAGATGTTGGCCGAAGCACGCCCCGACGTGCTGATCGTCGCCACACCGCCTGACAGCCACGTGCAGATTTGCCTGCAGGCAATCGCGGCCGGTTGCCATCTGATATGCGAGAAACCCTTCACATCCACTCTCGACGAAGCGGACGCGGTCATTGCAGCAGCAGACGCCGCCGGTCGTCGCATTGCACTGAACCACGAGTTCCGCGAGATGCCGATCTTTCGAGCGGTCCTCGACGAGATTGGCGGGCTAAAAGGCGATCAGATAGTCTTTGCGCAACTGTGGCAGCACATGGACATGGCCCCGTGGATGGAAAAAGGATGGCGTGGCCGCATGCAGCGCCGAACGCTCCATGAGGGAGGCGTGCACCTGGTGGACTACGTTCTTGCGTTATTCGGCGAAAAGCCGCACGCAGTGTCGGCGACCATGTCTGCGTGTGGAGCACAGGCGGCCGGCGCGGACGTCGGGGCTGACGCTGTCGCCATCGTTTCATTTGAGTTCTCGCGTGGACGCCTTGCGCAGATTCTCCAGCATCGCCTCTGTAAGGGAGAAACTCAGTACTTTGAGCTTCGCGCGGACACCCGAACGGCCTCGTATCGTGCTTCGTTCGGCGGACGCGCGCGAGTCAGCGCCGGCCTTTACCGAAGCACAGTTCCGCACATGCGAATCGATTACGGTGTGTCCGGGCTCGCATGGCGCGAGGTGGGAAACAAGCGCACGATGCTCGCGCGAAACCCAAAGGAGCCGCGCGTTGTGTCAACGCGCCATGTGCTCGAGCGCTCACTCGCGGCGTTCGCGAGTGGCGGCCAGCCTCCAGCCTCGGCTCTGGACGGACGCGACGCTCTCGAGGTCATCAACGCCTGCTACGAAGCTGCTGAGGCGGGGCACCGTGTTACCCTGGCTGCCTACCCGGGTGCGGAAAAAACAACGGTGCCCGCCAGCCCGAGTTGA